In Bythopirellula goksoeyrii, a single window of DNA contains:
- a CDS encoding 2-oxo acid dehydrogenase subunit E2 produces the protein MATQIKLPHLGEKIESGDVLSILVAAGDTVTVDQDLIEVETDKATMPIPSPEAGKVTKVLVSEGDTVEVGAPILEIEAGEGSSNGKAAAEPAPEVEKPAKKQAPPEPKPETSEPETSESDIPPAPETDVPTVVEPESVAKAPPKPAPVKEIPATAGDGHAPAAAGPAVRRLARELGVDLRRVRPASGGRITEEDVRVHVRASNAQAASSAAQGVTPPGTPDSDGHGAVRREKMSRLRQTIARNMFASYSTIPQLTNFDDVDVTELERIRKDSKDDYASQGVKLTSMPFLVKAIATALKQHPIVNASVSESGDEIIYKEYVNIGIAVDTEKGLIVPVLRDADRKSIPSIAREMAKMAEAARDGTFVIEDLRGGTFTISNLGAVGGTYSTPIINPPEVAILLVGRSRTLPMYVKESLEPRLIMPLSITYDHRVVDGAAAARFLNDVKRYLANPGRLLLAP, from the coding sequence ATGGCAACACAAATAAAACTGCCCCATTTGGGCGAGAAAATTGAATCGGGCGACGTGCTTTCGATCTTGGTCGCCGCGGGCGATACCGTCACGGTCGATCAAGATCTCATTGAAGTGGAGACCGACAAGGCAACGATGCCGATCCCGAGCCCCGAAGCGGGGAAGGTGACGAAAGTGCTCGTCTCGGAAGGAGATACCGTCGAGGTCGGTGCGCCGATCCTGGAGATCGAAGCGGGGGAAGGGTCTTCGAACGGGAAGGCCGCTGCTGAACCTGCACCTGAGGTGGAGAAGCCCGCGAAGAAGCAAGCTCCCCCGGAACCGAAGCCAGAGACTTCGGAACCAGAAACTTCTGAATCAGACATCCCCCCCGCCCCCGAGACCGACGTTCCTACCGTTGTCGAGCCAGAATCAGTCGCGAAAGCGCCACCGAAACCGGCGCCAGTGAAAGAAATCCCAGCCACGGCAGGCGATGGACATGCGCCCGCCGCTGCCGGACCTGCTGTGCGGCGATTGGCTCGCGAGTTGGGCGTCGACCTACGGCGTGTGCGACCAGCCAGCGGCGGTCGCATCACGGAAGAAGACGTTCGAGTTCACGTCCGTGCCAGCAATGCCCAAGCGGCTTCGTCCGCTGCGCAAGGTGTGACTCCCCCCGGTACTCCCGACAGTGATGGCCATGGTGCTGTGCGGCGCGAGAAGATGTCTCGCCTGCGGCAGACCATCGCCCGCAACATGTTCGCGTCCTATTCGACGATCCCCCAGCTCACGAATTTCGATGATGTGGATGTGACGGAACTCGAGCGGATTCGCAAAGACAGCAAAGACGACTATGCCTCGCAAGGTGTCAAGCTCACTTCCATGCCGTTTCTGGTGAAGGCCATCGCAACTGCCCTGAAGCAGCATCCCATTGTCAACGCCTCCGTGAGCGAATCAGGCGACGAGATCATTTACAAGGAATACGTGAACATTGGCATCGCGGTGGATACTGAGAAGGGTCTCATCGTACCCGTGCTGCGCGACGCAGATCGCAAGAGCATCCCGTCCATCGCTCGAGAGATGGCCAAGATGGCAGAAGCGGCCCGCGATGGGACTTTCGTCATCGAGGACTTGCGCGGTGGCACGTTTACGATCAGCAATCTAGGCGCAGTGGGTGGCACATATTCCACGCCGATCATCAATCCCCCTGAGGTCGCGATCCTGTTGGTGGGCCGCAGTCGCACGCTGCCGATGTACGTCAAAGAAAGCCTCGAACCCCGCCTGATAATGCCACTCTCAATAACCTACGACCACCGCGTGGTCGACGGTGCGGCAGCGGCAAGGTTCCTCAACGACGTGAAGCGCTACCTGGCCAATCCAGGTAGATTGTTGTTGGCACCTTGA
- the aceE gene encoding pyruvate dehydrogenase (acetyl-transferring), homodimeric type, with protein sequence MAEMKAEMIKSPIPNDSDPAETAEWLESLDYVLESKGPERLQQLISALEQTAHRNGVDLPFTATTPYYNTISREKQPPYPGNREMERRIKSFIRWNAMAMVTRANRDPAAPGGHISTYASSATLYEVALNHFIRGRGEDGFGGDQVYFQGHASPGMYSRAYLEGRLTEENLINFRRELAEGGGLSSYPHPWLMPNFWEFPTVSMGLGPIMAIYQARFNEYLTDRGIVDCSQKRVWAFLGDGECDEPESLGAITLASREHLDGLIFVINCNLQRLDGPVRGNGKIIQELEGAFRGAGWNVIKVVWGGDWDPLLEDDDTGLLAQRMMEVVDGQYQKYVVSPGDFIRKDFFGKYPELLELVKNYSDEKLSKMRRGGHDPEKVFAAYQLACQRNGKPTVVIAKTIKGYGLGEGGEGRNITHNQKKLNEAELREFRTRFGIPISDERVAEAPFYKPPEDSPEMKYLRARREELGGFVPSRTTEPIKLKVPRLTDYEKTMGKLVSKGPGKEMSTTMGFVRLLGDLLRDKEIGKNIVPIVPDESRTFGMEGLFRQVGIYSHLGQLYQPVDSDQVAFYKEAKDGQLLEEGITEAGSMSSFNAAGTAYSSHGVNMIPMFIYYSMFGFQRIGDLIWAAADMRAKGFMLGGTAGRTTLNGEGLQHQDGHSLVNAMAFPTVRAYDPAFAYETAVIIFDGLKRMYEDNEQAIYYITLENENYLMPEMPEGCEEGIIRGMYRCASHEAEGKENDKRVQLFGSGPILNETLRAAGILAEKYGVSSDVWSVTSYTQLRRDAQECQRWNMLNPGKKARLSYVEEQLGDCQDPVIAASDYMRILADQLMPWIPNLFTLGTDGMGRSESREALRRHFEVDAECITLASLTQLSEQGKFDKKKLAGVVKELDIDPDKPSALYA encoded by the coding sequence ATGGCAGAAATGAAAGCAGAGATGATCAAGTCGCCGATTCCCAACGACAGCGACCCCGCCGAGACCGCAGAGTGGCTCGAGTCGCTCGACTACGTGCTCGAAAGCAAGGGACCTGAGCGGCTTCAGCAATTGATCTCTGCTCTGGAGCAAACGGCCCATCGCAATGGGGTGGATCTGCCTTTCACGGCCACCACTCCCTATTACAACACCATCTCGCGCGAGAAGCAGCCTCCCTATCCGGGCAATCGCGAAATGGAGCGACGCATCAAGAGCTTCATTCGCTGGAATGCGATGGCCATGGTCACCCGTGCCAACCGCGATCCGGCCGCTCCCGGTGGTCACATTTCCACATACGCCTCGTCAGCCACGCTGTACGAAGTTGCCCTGAATCACTTCATCCGCGGCCGTGGCGAAGATGGTTTTGGCGGCGATCAAGTTTACTTCCAGGGACACGCCTCGCCTGGCATGTACTCTCGCGCCTATTTGGAAGGACGACTTACCGAAGAGAACTTGATCAACTTCCGCCGCGAATTGGCCGAAGGAGGGGGTCTTTCCTCGTATCCCCATCCTTGGCTGATGCCCAACTTCTGGGAATTCCCCACCGTGTCGATGGGGCTTGGGCCGATCATGGCCATCTATCAGGCGCGTTTCAATGAATATCTGACAGATCGCGGTATTGTCGACTGCTCACAAAAACGCGTCTGGGCATTCCTCGGCGACGGCGAATGCGACGAGCCCGAGTCATTGGGTGCTATCACCCTTGCCTCGCGAGAACATTTGGACGGACTGATCTTTGTCATCAACTGCAACTTGCAACGACTCGACGGCCCGGTCCGCGGCAACGGTAAGATCATCCAGGAACTCGAAGGTGCCTTCCGTGGTGCAGGTTGGAACGTCATCAAAGTTGTCTGGGGTGGAGATTGGGATCCGCTGCTGGAAGATGACGACACGGGCCTCCTTGCTCAGCGCATGATGGAAGTCGTCGATGGCCAGTACCAGAAATATGTTGTCTCGCCTGGCGACTTTATCCGCAAAGATTTCTTCGGCAAATATCCTGAATTGTTGGAACTGGTGAAGAACTATTCCGACGAAAAGCTTAGCAAAATGCGTCGCGGTGGGCACGACCCCGAGAAGGTGTTTGCTGCCTATCAACTGGCTTGCCAGCGCAATGGCAAGCCGACCGTCGTCATCGCCAAGACCATCAAGGGCTATGGACTTGGTGAAGGGGGCGAGGGTCGCAATATCACCCACAACCAGAAGAAGCTCAACGAAGCAGAGCTCCGCGAATTCCGAACCCGCTTTGGCATCCCCATCTCAGACGAACGGGTAGCCGAAGCACCTTTCTATAAGCCACCCGAGGATAGTCCCGAGATGAAATATCTCCGCGCACGGCGCGAAGAGTTGGGAGGCTTCGTACCTAGTCGCACTACCGAGCCGATCAAGTTGAAGGTTCCCCGTCTGACGGACTACGAAAAGACCATGGGGAAGTTGGTCAGCAAGGGTCCCGGCAAAGAGATGTCGACCACGATGGGCTTTGTCCGTTTGTTAGGCGATTTATTGCGTGACAAAGAGATCGGCAAGAACATCGTTCCGATCGTTCCCGACGAATCACGCACATTCGGTATGGAAGGTCTGTTCCGCCAGGTGGGTATCTATTCCCATCTCGGCCAGCTTTACCAACCCGTCGATTCCGATCAGGTGGCATTCTACAAAGAAGCCAAAGATGGACAGCTCCTTGAAGAAGGGATTACCGAAGCGGGGAGCATGTCGTCATTTAATGCAGCAGGCACAGCCTACTCGTCGCATGGCGTGAACATGATTCCCATGTTCATCTACTACTCAATGTTCGGCTTCCAGCGGATCGGCGATCTGATTTGGGCAGCAGCTGACATGCGGGCCAAGGGTTTCATGCTCGGCGGCACTGCGGGGCGCACGACCCTCAACGGTGAGGGGCTCCAGCATCAAGATGGTCACAGTCTGGTAAACGCGATGGCCTTCCCAACGGTCCGTGCCTACGATCCGGCCTTTGCCTATGAAACGGCGGTTATCATCTTCGACGGTCTCAAGCGTATGTACGAAGACAACGAACAGGCGATCTACTACATCACACTGGAGAACGAGAACTATCTGATGCCTGAGATGCCGGAAGGTTGCGAGGAAGGCATCATCCGGGGTATGTATCGCTGTGCTAGTCACGAAGCCGAAGGCAAAGAAAATGACAAGCGAGTGCAACTCTTTGGTAGTGGTCCGATTCTCAACGAAACCTTGCGTGCCGCCGGCATCCTGGCCGAAAAGTATGGCGTCTCCAGCGACGTTTGGAGTGTTACCAGCTACACCCAACTGCGACGCGACGCTCAAGAGTGCCAGCGTTGGAACATGCTCAATCCTGGCAAGAAGGCACGTTTGTCCTACGTGGAAGAACAACTCGGCGATTGCCAAGATCCCGTGATCGCGGCCAGCGACTACATGCGGATTCTCGCCGATCAGCTGATGCCGTGGATTCCCAACTTGTTTACTCTGGGAACCGATGGCATGGGCCGCAGCGAATCCCGCGAGGCTCTGCGACGACATTTCGAAGTCGACGCCGAGTGTATCACTCTGGCCTCCCTGACCCAATTGAGCGAACAAGGCAAATTCGACAAAAAGAAACTTGCGGGTGTCGTGAAAGAACTCGATATCGACCCCGATAAGCCCTCCGCGTTGTACGCCTAG
- the lpdA gene encoding dihydrolipoyl dehydrogenase: MHSQVVVLGGGPGGYAAAFMAADLGLQVTIVEADPRLGGTCLIRGCIPSKALLHVAKVISEARDMSEWGVTFGKMKLDVDGLRARKEKVIDTLTGGLAQLAKRRNVQVVNARGIFVDSQTLQLEGGNPETYESERLTFDHCILATGSVPAMPKMFKLGSPRVMDSTGALELEEIPKSLLVIGGGYIGLEMGTVYAELGSKVTVVELMDGLLPGADRDLVKPLHKRLEKLFDKIYLGTKVLGLEDTGKQVEVQVEGADGKQTLTFDRVLVSVGRRPVSTGLGLENTKVTVNKRGFVEVNERQETSDPHILAIGDVAGDPMLAHKASHEGKVAAEVLAGEPAAFDAAAIPAVVFTEPEIAWAGLTADEAKRDNINVTIAQYPWQASGRAIAIGKTDGLTKWLVDPETNRVLGCGIVGTGAGELIAEAVVAIEMGCTVRDIADSIHAHPTLSETVAFAGEVYLGTATEVYRPKRK, translated from the coding sequence ATGCACTCGCAAGTTGTCGTATTAGGAGGAGGTCCCGGGGGATATGCTGCCGCGTTTATGGCCGCTGACCTGGGGCTGCAAGTCACCATTGTCGAGGCGGATCCGCGGCTGGGAGGAACCTGCCTCATACGTGGTTGCATCCCTTCCAAAGCCCTGTTGCATGTGGCCAAGGTGATCAGCGAAGCTCGCGACATGAGCGAGTGGGGTGTCACCTTCGGCAAGATGAAGCTCGATGTCGACGGTTTGCGTGCCCGCAAAGAAAAAGTAATCGACACGCTCACCGGTGGGTTGGCCCAGTTGGCCAAGCGGCGGAATGTGCAGGTGGTCAACGCGCGAGGAATCTTTGTCGATTCTCAGACTCTTCAACTCGAAGGGGGCAATCCAGAAACTTACGAAAGCGAGCGACTCACCTTCGACCATTGCATCCTCGCGACCGGCTCGGTTCCCGCGATGCCCAAGATGTTCAAACTTGGTTCGCCACGCGTGATGGATTCGACCGGCGCACTTGAACTGGAAGAAATCCCTAAGTCGCTGCTGGTGATCGGCGGCGGATATATCGGGCTGGAGATGGGCACTGTCTACGCGGAGCTCGGCAGTAAAGTGACCGTGGTGGAGCTCATGGATGGCTTACTTCCCGGAGCGGATCGCGATTTGGTCAAACCGCTGCACAAACGACTCGAAAAACTGTTCGACAAAATTTACCTTGGTACCAAGGTGCTGGGTCTCGAAGACACTGGCAAACAGGTTGAAGTGCAGGTCGAAGGAGCCGATGGGAAGCAAACACTCACCTTCGATCGTGTGTTGGTCTCGGTCGGTCGCCGCCCTGTCTCGACGGGTCTTGGCTTGGAGAACACCAAGGTGACGGTCAACAAGCGTGGCTTCGTTGAGGTGAATGAACGACAGGAAACCTCCGACCCACATATCTTGGCAATTGGCGATGTGGCTGGAGACCCGATGCTTGCGCACAAAGCGTCGCACGAAGGGAAGGTTGCCGCCGAAGTTCTCGCTGGCGAACCGGCTGCCTTTGATGCGGCAGCAATCCCAGCGGTCGTGTTCACTGAACCAGAAATAGCCTGGGCCGGGCTTACCGCGGACGAGGCCAAGCGAGACAACATCAACGTCACAATCGCACAATACCCCTGGCAAGCGAGTGGCCGGGCTATTGCTATCGGCAAGACCGATGGACTGACCAAGTGGCTTGTTGATCCCGAAACCAACAGAGTCCTCGGCTGCGGCATCGTGGGTACTGGGGCGGGTGAATTAATCGCCGAGGCAGTCGTCGCAATCGAGATGGGCTGCACCGTGCGTGACATCGCCGACTCGATCCATGCCCATCCCACATTAAGTGAAACAGTGGCTTTCGCCGGGGAAGTTTACCTGGGTACGGCAACCGAGGTTTATCGTCCGAAGAGGAAATAA
- a CDS encoding GNAT family N-acetyltransferase: MLEIDFIKADLTNEVHQAAVLAMLNCYASDAMGDGKPLSEYASSHLIEGLVRHPTTVIFLATRDTMPCGIAICFRGFSTFAAKPLINIHDFYVAAEVRGQGVGRALLDAVENEARATGCCKLTLEVQENNSRARSIYDRFGFAQAVYAADAGGALFMSKPLRP, from the coding sequence GTGCTCGAAATCGACTTCATTAAGGCGGATTTGACTAACGAAGTGCACCAAGCAGCCGTGTTGGCGATGTTGAACTGCTATGCTTCGGATGCCATGGGCGATGGCAAGCCGCTTTCGGAGTATGCGAGTTCCCATTTAATCGAAGGTTTGGTCCGTCACCCAACCACTGTGATCTTTTTGGCCACGCGTGACACAATGCCCTGCGGTATCGCGATTTGTTTCCGCGGATTTTCAACTTTTGCCGCCAAGCCGCTCATCAATATCCATGACTTCTACGTCGCCGCTGAAGTGCGTGGCCAGGGTGTTGGACGAGCGTTACTCGATGCCGTAGAGAACGAAGCACGAGCGACTGGTTGCTGCAAGCTGACGCTCGAAGTCCAAGAGAATAATTCTCGAGCTCGATCGATCTACGATCGCTTCGGTTTCGCCCAGGCCGTTTATGCTGCCGACGCGGGAGGAGCACTTTTCATGTCCAAGCCGCTTAGGCCATGA
- a CDS encoding helix-turn-helix domain-containing protein codes for MNKKLPKKDALDTYIDEAGIDADRDSDFQQFSRQIKIAEMIYAARKQAGLTQAELAKAVGTKQQVISQLESADYEGHSFSMLERIASALHSRIEIRIVPEEAEVVG; via the coding sequence ATGAATAAAAAACTTCCAAAGAAAGATGCTCTCGATACTTATATTGACGAGGCTGGTATTGATGCCGACAGAGATTCTGATTTCCAGCAGTTTTCTCGGCAGATCAAGATTGCTGAGATGATTTATGCTGCAAGAAAACAAGCTGGACTTACCCAAGCCGAACTTGCGAAAGCAGTTGGTACGAAGCAACAAGTGATTTCGCAACTGGAAAGCGCTGACTACGAAGGACACTCTTTTTCGATGTTGGAGCGAATTGCAAGTGCTTTGCATAGTAGGATCGAGATCCGAATCGTTCCGGAGGAGGCCGAGGTGGTCGGTTGA
- a CDS encoding type II toxin-antitoxin system RelE/ParE family toxin, with translation MPETTIHFFREDDGTVPFNEWLEELAQQNPKVRNKCLTYLRHLQREGHELRRPTADLLRDGIYELRPSYQGVNYRILYGFAGQGLVVVSHGITKEKRVPPAEIENAVARLAAYRKDPKRHSYPMDVLDE, from the coding sequence GTGCCTGAAACAACAATTCACTTTTTTCGGGAGGATGATGGAACAGTACCTTTCAACGAATGGCTTGAAGAGCTGGCACAACAGAATCCAAAGGTACGTAATAAATGTCTCACCTACCTGCGACACCTGCAACGCGAAGGCCATGAGCTGCGCAGACCAACGGCAGACCTGCTCCGTGACGGCATCTACGAATTGAGACCATCCTACCAAGGAGTGAATTATCGCATCCTTTATGGATTTGCAGGGCAAGGCCTCGTTGTAGTTTCACATGGCATTACAAAAGAAAAGCGAGTTCCACCTGCTGAGATTGAAAATGCAGTAGCAAGGCTTGCAGCTTATCGTAAAGACCCTAAGCGGCATTCTTACCCAATGGATGTGTTAGATGAATAA
- a CDS encoding SRPBCC domain-containing protein yields the protein MPRTVILAAFLPATPDRLYEMYLDPKQHAAFSGATVEIGESPGSAFRAFEGMLSGTILHVEPKRLIVQTWRSGNWPSDAIDSTLTLSFCSDKDGARIELVQVNVPDVDFAGVCQGWERHYWTPWREYLGTV from the coding sequence ATGCCCCGCACCGTCATTCTCGCCGCTTTTTTGCCTGCAACGCCCGACCGACTTTACGAGATGTATCTCGACCCCAAACAGCATGCCGCGTTCTCGGGAGCGACTGTAGAGATTGGAGAAAGCCCCGGCAGTGCATTCCGTGCATTTGAGGGTATGCTTTCCGGCACGATCCTGCATGTCGAACCGAAGCGACTTATTGTGCAAACCTGGCGATCGGGGAATTGGCCCTCTGATGCGATCGACTCTACTCTCACACTCTCATTCTGTTCAGACAAAGACGGAGCACGGATAGAACTAGTACAAGTCAACGTGCCCGACGTAGACTTTGCCGGGGTCTGCCAGGGCTGGGAGAGACACTACTGGACTCCCTGGCGGGAATATCTTGGCACTGTATAG
- a CDS encoding SUMF1/EgtB/PvdO family nonheme iron enzyme, whose product MDFSKEIQPILETSCVSCHSGEEADGELWLDTRQGALTGGSGGPALFPSKSDESSLYIYITLPADDDLIMPPDGPLEKTQIERIKQWIDEGAEWPRGLVLSAKEKTRQESQAPDNQELVQQIWAKIHKHSVETAQPDMKVYQEKIPKTGVEFWMQPIPGGKFLMGSPSDEPLREADEGPQTQVTVAPFWMGRQEVTWDEYEPYMITKVDRHKNGARKDYDPVKHGLVDAISQPTAPYMEMSFGMGQSGYPAISMTQHAASKYCEWLSAQTGHFYRLPTEAEWEYACRAGSTTAYSFGDNSQDLDQYAWYYDNSNEKYQKVGEKKPNPWGLYDMHGNVSEWTLDQFLPDYFTKLAGDAKNPFIKPKTLYPRTVRGGSWDSDPEHLRSAYRIGSDSSWKQQDPQLPKSIWYHTDARWLGFRIVRPLEIPSAEEMDVYWNSAVNKR is encoded by the coding sequence GTGGATTTCAGCAAGGAAATTCAACCGATTCTCGAGACATCCTGCGTCAGTTGCCACAGTGGCGAGGAGGCCGACGGCGAGTTGTGGCTCGATACGCGGCAGGGTGCATTGACAGGAGGCAGCGGTGGTCCGGCACTCTTCCCCAGCAAATCTGACGAGAGCTCGCTGTACATATATATCACCTTGCCTGCGGACGATGACCTGATCATGCCGCCCGACGGTCCGCTGGAGAAGACGCAAATCGAGCGTATCAAACAGTGGATCGACGAGGGAGCCGAATGGCCAAGGGGGCTCGTACTCAGCGCGAAGGAAAAGACTCGGCAAGAATCTCAGGCGCCTGACAATCAAGAACTAGTCCAACAGATCTGGGCGAAGATTCACAAGCACTCGGTCGAAACGGCCCAGCCGGATATGAAGGTCTATCAGGAGAAAATCCCCAAGACGGGTGTCGAGTTCTGGATGCAGCCTATTCCTGGCGGGAAGTTTCTTATGGGGAGCCCTTCCGACGAGCCGCTGAGAGAGGCAGACGAAGGCCCCCAAACGCAAGTAACCGTCGCGCCGTTTTGGATGGGTCGGCAAGAAGTTACCTGGGATGAGTACGAACCCTATATGATCACGAAGGTCGACCGGCATAAGAACGGTGCGCGCAAAGACTACGACCCTGTCAAGCACGGCCTCGTCGATGCGATCAGCCAACCGACAGCGCCTTATATGGAGATGAGTTTTGGTATGGGGCAAAGTGGCTATCCGGCCATCAGCATGACGCAGCATGCCGCCAGTAAGTATTGCGAATGGCTCAGCGCACAAACGGGCCATTTTTATCGCCTGCCGACCGAAGCCGAGTGGGAATACGCCTGTCGCGCTGGCTCGACGACGGCTTACTCTTTTGGCGACAACTCGCAGGACCTCGACCAGTACGCCTGGTATTATGACAACAGCAACGAGAAATATCAGAAGGTTGGCGAAAAAAAGCCGAACCCCTGGGGCCTGTACGACATGCACGGCAACGTGAGCGAATGGACGCTCGACCAATTCCTGCCCGATTATTTCACGAAGCTGGCGGGGGATGCTAAAAACCCCTTCATCAAACCCAAGACACTTTACCCGCGTACCGTACGTGGGGGTAGTTGGGACAGCGATCCGGAGCACTTGCGCTCTGCTTACCGCATTGGTTCCGATTCATCGTGGAAGCAGCAAGACCCCCAATTACCCAAGAGTATTTGGTATCATACAGATGCCCGTTGGTTGGGCTTTCGAATTGTCCGTCCGCTCGAAATCCCGAGTGCTGAGGAGATGGATGTATATTGGAATAGTGCAGTGAACAAAAGATGA
- a CDS encoding Gfo/Idh/MocA family protein, translating to MTKQPSQQSDRREFIKIAGAASALSTLTLSGVHAAEGEKNKIQVALIGCGGRGTGAAADALSVKNENVDLQLVAMADVFEERLASSYEEITKFAESSPNMVQVPEDQRFVGFDAYRKAMDLLSPGDIAIFATPLAFRPIHFQYAIDRGLHVFMEKPLVADGVSAKQMYELAAQADAKNLKCGVGLMVRHCRGRQELHQRIADGEIGDLVAMRAYRMHGPVGSCFSTRKPADRKELMWQIERFHSFLWASGGLFNDFYIHQIDEICWMKNAWPIKAQALGGRNYRENYVDQNFDVYSVEYTFDDGTKFFFDGRTMTGCYNDMSSVVHGSKGSAIVSTAGHTPGKVRIFGGQRQNRRDVVWAYPQPEQNPYQLEWQDLVDAIVEDRPYNEVPRGVEASVVSNMGRIAAHTGQEITFQQTMDWPQELAPNIADFTPDGPAPVMPDSAGRYPFPMPGIVRDAEYKVLS from the coding sequence ATGACTAAACAACCAAGTCAGCAATCCGATCGTCGCGAATTTATTAAGATCGCCGGGGCAGCCTCGGCACTGAGTACTTTGACACTTTCGGGTGTCCACGCTGCAGAGGGCGAGAAAAATAAAATACAAGTTGCCCTGATTGGCTGCGGGGGTCGGGGCACAGGTGCTGCTGCCGATGCATTGTCAGTCAAGAATGAAAATGTTGATTTGCAACTCGTCGCGATGGCCGACGTGTTTGAGGAGCGTCTCGCTTCCAGCTACGAGGAAATTACGAAGTTCGCTGAGAGTTCGCCCAACATGGTCCAAGTCCCCGAAGATCAACGTTTTGTTGGTTTTGATGCCTACCGCAAGGCAATGGATCTCCTTAGTCCCGGCGACATCGCCATCTTCGCTACACCTCTCGCATTTCGGCCAATCCATTTTCAGTACGCAATCGACCGTGGGCTGCATGTATTCATGGAAAAACCGCTCGTAGCCGATGGGGTTTCCGCGAAGCAGATGTACGAACTTGCTGCGCAGGCCGATGCCAAGAACCTCAAATGCGGTGTAGGGCTGATGGTGCGTCATTGCCGCGGACGGCAGGAATTGCACCAAAGGATTGCGGACGGAGAAATCGGTGATCTAGTTGCCATGCGTGCTTATCGAATGCATGGTCCGGTTGGCTCGTGTTTCTCCACCCGCAAACCTGCAGATCGCAAAGAACTCATGTGGCAGATCGAACGGTTCCATAGCTTTCTGTGGGCCAGTGGAGGACTGTTCAACGATTTCTACATTCATCAGATCGACGAAATCTGTTGGATGAAAAATGCGTGGCCTATCAAAGCCCAAGCACTCGGCGGTCGGAATTATCGCGAAAACTACGTCGATCAAAACTTCGACGTCTACTCCGTGGAGTATACATTCGATGACGGAACCAAATTCTTTTTCGACGGCCGCACTATGACCGGTTGCTACAACGACATGTCGAGTGTTGTTCATGGCAGTAAGGGGTCTGCCATAGTCAGTACAGCAGGGCACACACCGGGAAAAGTCCGCATCTTCGGTGGCCAACGGCAAAATCGTCGCGATGTCGTGTGGGCCTATCCTCAGCCTGAACAGAACCCCTATCAACTTGAGTGGCAAGACCTGGTCGACGCGATTGTCGAAGATCGTCCTTACAACGAAGTCCCCCGTGGCGTTGAAGCAAGCGTCGTTAGCAATATGGGTCGCATTGCTGCCCACACTGGCCAGGAAATCACTTTCCAGCAGACAATGGATTGGCCACAAGAACTTGCACCGAACATCGCCGATTTCACCCCCGATGGACCCGCACCAGTGATGCCGGACTCCGCGGGGCGTTATCCATTTCCCATGCCGGGGATTGTCCGCGATGCGGAGTACAAGGTGTTGAGTTAG
- a CDS encoding HAD-IIA family hydrolase translates to MRSPLGFLVDMDGVIYRGSELIPGAKQFIERLLEEQIPFLFLTNNSQRTRRDVAIKLVRMGIDVDEHHVFTCAMATARFLARQKPHGTAYVIGEGGLLQALHENGYAVVDRSPDYVVVGEARTITLEMLEHAVDLILGGAKLIGTNLDPNCPTQSGTRPGCGATLAYLETATGKKAFTLGKPSPVMLRIARKELGLTTSQTIMIGDTMETDILGAVQMGYRSVLVLSGGTRRSDLRNFAYCPGLVLDSVAELSDRTRDLEEIFPAPILRADDTPHDLQEWIAAHA, encoded by the coding sequence ATGCGCTCCCCATTAGGTTTCCTCGTAGACATGGATGGCGTGATCTACCGAGGTTCAGAATTGATCCCTGGTGCGAAACAGTTTATCGAGCGACTGCTCGAAGAACAGATTCCCTTCCTATTTCTCACCAACAATAGCCAGCGAACCCGCCGCGATGTGGCGATCAAGCTGGTGCGGATGGGCATCGATGTGGACGAACACCACGTCTTTACCTGTGCCATGGCAACGGCCCGCTTTCTCGCGCGTCAGAAGCCTCATGGCACGGCCTACGTAATCGGCGAAGGGGGACTTCTGCAAGCCTTGCATGAAAATGGCTACGCCGTGGTCGATCGGTCGCCCGACTATGTAGTAGTGGGAGAAGCCCGGACCATCACCCTGGAGATGCTCGAGCATGCTGTCGATCTGATTCTAGGGGGTGCCAAACTCATTGGTACCAATCTCGACCCGAATTGCCCCACGCAGTCGGGCACCCGACCAGGATGCGGCGCAACACTTGCCTATCTGGAAACCGCCACAGGCAAGAAAGCATTCACCCTGGGAAAGCCAAGTCCGGTGATGCTTCGTATCGCTCGCAAGGAACTGGGGCTCACTACGTCCCAGACTATCATGATCGGCGACACGATGGAGACCGACATTTTGGGCGCCGTGCAGATGGGTTACCGCTCGGTACTAGTGCTCTCGGGAGGAACTCGTCGGAGCGATCTACGAAACTTCGCCTACTGCCCCGGCTTGGTGCTGGATTCCGTCGCAGAACTTTCCGATCGCACACGAGATCTCGAGGAGATATTTCCCGCACCCATATTGCGCGCGGACGATACCCCGCATGACTTGCAGGAATGGATTGCGGCCCACGCTTGA